The Kocuria turfanensis genome contains the following window.
GCTCGGCGCCCCGCGCACGGGACCCGCACGGACGCCCGGCCGCGGACGAGACGGCCCGCCGGACACCTCGTGTCACAAACCCCGCACACCGGTCGTGGGCCCTACGGTGGTGCCATCGCAACCAGAGCCCAGGGGGGGTAGGGATGCAGGCGTGGAGGAGAACCGCGATCGGGGCGGTGGCGTGTGCCGCACTGTGGTCGGGCGCCGGGTTCGCGCCGGCCGCCGCCGCCGACGGCAAGGTCGACCTGGTGGTGGGCGGCAAGCAGGTGCTCAACGAGGCCACGATCGACCGCGCCAGCGAGAGGGCGGCACAACTGTGCGGGGGCAAGGCCTCCGCCTACGTGAAGAAGGCCCGGAAGGCGGACCGCGAGGGGAGCATCGTGGTCGTCTGCAGGCTGCCCGGAGGCAAGCAGGTGTACTTCCGCTAGCCGCGGCCCGTACCGGCGGCCCGCGGGGCACGTGGGTCCTACCGGGATCGAACCGATGACATCCACGGTGTAAACGTGGCGCTCTACCAGCTGAGCTAAAGACCCTGACAACCGGGTGGACGATTTCTGCAACCGCCAGCACCCGGTTCCCGAACAGGCTACCCGTTGCTACCAGCTGGTAACCGTGCAGGACGCCCGTCGCGGCTGTGGCGTTGGCCACATCCGGGCTCCATTCTACGGGCGGGCGAGTCGCTGTTCGAGCCGGACCAGGAACTCGCTGGCGGGGGCGTCGACCTTCACCCGGGCCGCGGCGTCCCCGCGGGTCCGGCCGTGGTTGACGATCAGCACCGGCACGCCGGCGCGCACGGCGTGCCGGACGAACCGGCGCCCCGAGTTCACGGTGAGGGAGGAGCCGACCACCAGGAGGGCGTCAGCGGTGTCCACCATCCGCAGCGCCCGCAGCACACGGTGCCGCGGGGCGTTCTCGCCGAAGAAGACGACGTCGGGCTTGAGGATCCCGCCGCAGACGGGGCAGTCGGGCACGCGGAAGCCCGCCGTGCGCGGCAGCACCGCGTCGGCGTCCGGGGCGAACTCGATGTCCTCCGGCGAGCCGATCGAGTCGTAGAAGCCGGGATTGAGCTCGTCGAAGAGGTCGGAGAGCACCGCCCGCGGGATCCGCGTGCCGCACCGCATGCACAGCACGCGGGTGAAGCGCCCGTGCAGGTCCACGACGTTGAGGGAGCCCGCCGCCTGGTGCA
Protein-coding sequences here:
- a CDS encoding Sir2 family NAD-dependent protein deacetylase, with product MPTVRAGYGAPVGPDQFPDPDAAGLDEGLDAAVPLLAGRRTAVLTGAGISTDSGIPDYRGPGSAPRTPMTFQQFMAGPAMRSHYWARNQYGWRHLERADPNPGHGALARLEAAGAVAGVVTQNIDRLHQAAGSLNVVDLHGRFTRVLCMRCGTRIPRAVLSDLFDELNPGFYDSIGSPEDIEFAPDADAVLPRTAGFRVPDCPVCGGILKPDVVFFGENAPRHRVLRALRMVDTADALLVVGSSLTVNSGRRFVRHAVRAGVPVLIVNHGRTRGDAAARVKVDAPASEFLVRLEQRLARP